In Sedimentibacter sp. MB31-C6, one genomic interval encodes:
- the ispF gene encoding 2-C-methyl-D-erythritol 2,4-cyclodiphosphate synthase: MKIGIGYDVHVLKEKRNLIIGGVNIPNDKGLDGHSDADVLIHAIMDSILGAMGKGDIGVLFPDTDNEYKDADSRDLLRQVCNIMKDNNYKIGNIDSIIIAQKPKMRPYIDIMQNNIAEDLETEISNINIKATTTECLGFEGREEGIGAQAICMLVNA, encoded by the coding sequence ATGAAAATTGGAATAGGATACGATGTACATGTATTGAAAGAAAAAAGGAACCTTATAATTGGAGGAGTTAATATTCCTAACGATAAAGGGCTAGATGGGCATTCAGATGCGGATGTTTTAATTCACGCAATAATGGATAGTATTTTAGGAGCTATGGGAAAAGGTGACATAGGTGTTTTATTTCCAGATACGGATAATGAGTATAAAGATGCAGATAGCAGAGATTTGTTAAGGCAAGTTTGCAATATTATGAAAGATAATAATTACAAAATTGGAAATATAGATTCTATTATAATTGCTCAAAAACCTAAGATGAGACCATATATTGATATAATGCAAAATAATATAGCTGAAGATTTAGAAACAGAAATATCAAATATTAATATTAAAGCGACAACAACTGAGTGTTTAGGATTTGAAGGCAGAGAGGAAGGAATAGGGGCACAAGCAATTTGCATGTTGGTAAATGCTTGA